The DNA window GCAGAGGCGGAACTGGGGATGACGCTGTGGCCAATTAAGGGACAGGTCAGTGAGAGGGTTAGGATGCGAAGGGGAAGTCTGGGAACTGGGGAGTCTGAGTGCCACGGAACGAGACAGCTGAGAAAGGATCGGGAAAAGGCTTTTTTCCCCAGCTTATTGCCATGCTGATCCTAGACTGGAGAACAGGAAAACGACGGAGTTGGAGCATAAGGGACACCCGGAACTCTCCTGTTCCTGGGCAATGGACTTGAacggaaaaaagaaaaaaaaaaaccttgaaaggaCATAGTCATGAACTATGTATGGACTTCTGGGATGCCCAGGAGAGGCCATTTACCTCGGAGCCAAAGAGGCAGAGGGgtgtgggaaaggagagggaactGTAGAAATAATGCTTGACttgggagccagaagacctggcttACCATGTCCCTGCTCTGTCACTGAGGATCTAGTTTATTCCCGGGTGGCCAAATCACTTCAGTTTTTTGGGAAtcagtttccctctctggaaaatgagggtgaCTAGCCTACATACCTGACAGGCTTATGAAAGAGGAAGTTCTAGAAAGCGCTATGGTCCTACTTTCCCCCTCATGCTTctcttagaattaaaaaaaaaaaagaattattttgttaaacaaagaactacttttctccctcccatctttcccccatgaaaaagaaagaaaaatatgcatagtcaagcaaaccaATTACTAAACTGGTCATGTCCAAAATATCTGCATCCTGAGTCCAATAAATCATGAGCCCTCTGGAATGGTGGTTGGTTAATGAGAGttcttaagtccttcaaagttgtttctctttacaatgttgttattctATATTGTTCTGCTTCTGcccactttactctgcatcagtctatacaagtcttcccaagtttctttcagtcaacttcatcattttttagagcacattagtattccattatattcacatatatatgaaCATCAGGCTCTGTGATGCCTGTCCCTTGACTATTTGAAAAGCTATTCTCTGGGGGCTAGATCTTATAAATGTTCTAGAATTTATTACTTATAAGATATGCATGAGGTATGTAACTCACAGAAGATTATCTCTAAAAAAGGATCATAGAAAGCATGGAAAGCAGTCTAACTCTCACATTCCTTTTACCTGTTGAAATACcactcatccttcaaggctcagctccgaTACCATGTCCTTCATAGGCTTCCCAATCCTTGCCTCCCCCCACTCAACGTGTTCTTTCTCCAGACAAACCACTTTTCATAAACTTGTgtcactttaaagaaaaattttttaagtttgaTTTAATTGTATTGATCCCAACTACTCGACCAAAGAATAATCCCCCATAATGGTATCTAATGGGTACATAGTATATgagatggaaagaaccttaaaatatttaattccaTTGACCAAATACCATGGTACCTACCATGAATTTACACtgtgaccatctagtccaactccttccttcactttagaaatgaggaaactaggggcagctaggtggtgcagtggatagagcaccagtcctagattcaggaaggcctgagttcaaatccatcctaaccctcacttaacacttattgccacctcccccccccaaaaatgaggagactgaggcccaagaTCATACATGCTGTAAGGGGCAATCTGgatttgatttttgtttccaACAGTAACAGTGTGCATGAACATAATAAGTTCATTCCTCACATTCTTATCTGACATTGACCCACACACAGGAGACCAGGCTCTGGGTTGTACAATAAACAGTTACCTATGAAACATCTTTTTAATACAGAGGCAGAATGTCTTGAAGTTAgtagacctaagttcaaatcttaccttattTATGACATCAGGCAAGTACCCTTACATCTGAAGCTtcagcttcctcctttgtaaaatctataaaaatgcatgactttgtctttctttctttccttttttttttttttggtggggcaatgagggttaagtgacttgactagggtcatacagctagtaagtgaagtgtctgaggccacatttgaactcaggtcctcctgaatccagggcgtgctttatccactgcgccatctagctgccccaaagtatatGACTTTGTGAGCTATAATTACAGttctctacctcctggttctcctactttCCCCTCCAACCTATATCCTAGACAATGAATTTTGAAGTTGATgtctcagaagacctgggtccccTCGTGTTTGTGAAGCTTCGTAAAATCCACCTTCTGGTGAAGGATGCCTGGTTCTGCAACCACATAACTGTCTGGGGCTCTGAGCAGAGCATGGAGAAGGAGGTGGTGTTCCCCTGCTACCGCTGGGTGCAAGGGGATGACATCATCTGCCTGCCTGTGGCTACTGGTGAGAAGGGTGGAGTCTGGGGCTATGAGAGGGCAGAGGGCTTGGGGCTGAAAGGGAGCATAGAGGTTATCCAaattaatgccctcattttaaagaaaatgagattgAGGCTCATTAAAGAAATGTGACTGGCACAAAGGTGGGGTTTGGTTGGGGTTAAAGTGAAAGAATAGGAGAGAGTTGTTGAGGAAAGTTGTTGAGAAGGAAGACAGTACAGCAAGGGGGCAGGAGGTCAGAAGTACAGGGAGCTGAAAGAAAAGTCATTTGATAGTTCTATGTTATAAAGCAGTAGCTCTACCTGGGTTAGGCTGGGGACATGAGGAATAAAATGTACAATGAGTAATTCTAGGGACTTAGTAATAGAGACAGATAATAAACAAGGCCTCACAATGGAAAATGTGAAGAATGCGATTTTAGAAAACAGGAGGTGTGGGAATGAGGGAGGGCTAGGCAAGGATAGAAAACATGGTATTTACAAGTGGGGAAAGGCTAAGATGGGGATAGGAGGCTTGGGGTGAGGACACAGAACAACAGGAGACCTACTGTAAGGCTGGAcagcagggaagaaaagggatGGGGAATGGATTTGACATGGAGGCAGAGAACAacagaaaatggggataagactCAGGAAACTGGCGAGCTGGGTTCAGGGGATAGAGAGCAGTTTGGAAGCACTTACACGGAGATGGAGCAGGTAAGCTAGACCTTGTTCCCATGCCTCCCCAGCTTGGATGATGAGGAATGAAGCCCAGGGCCTGTTTCAGAAACATGCAGAAGAGGAGCTGGAGGAGAGAAGGACACTCTATCGGTGATGTCCCTGACCCCTGACCTCTCAGTCACTTAAGCTCTGACTCCTGGGCCCTACCTTAAACTGTGACCCTTGACCCTTTAGTGGCCTCTCATCCTCCActgatcctttatttttttatttttttattttttttggttttttgtttttgtttttgcaggcaatgggggttaagtgacttgcccagggtcacacagctagtaagtgtcaagtgtctgaggccggatttgaactcaggtactcctgaattcagggccggtgctttaaccactgcaccatctagctgccccttgatcctTTATTTTTAACCCTTCACTGACCTATTAACTTCTGATTCCATGGACCTCCAGTTGGGCCACCTGGAAGGAAGGGATACCCTTGTCAGTGGATGCAGCATCAGAGAAAGACCTGCCGGTGGATGTGAGATTCTATGAGGGGAAGAAGATTGACTTTGAGGGGACACAGGTTGCAGGGTAGGAAAAGAGACCAGAGTTAAAAACTGGGGTTTGGGGTGGGAGCTCCCAGGCACAATGACAGATATGATGCTTGAGGGGATCAATCATTCAAGCATCAAATTCCCCACTTAATTCCTTTATTCCTTATCCTAGAGTGATAGAGATTGGTCTAAAACGCCTGTACACCTGCCTGAGCTCCTGGGATAGCTTGGAAGACTTTAACCAAATTGTCTGGCGCAACAAGAGTGCCCTGTCTGGTCAGTAACAGCCCCATAATCTTTCAGTCCATTCCCATCCTCTCCAATGACCCATCCATGACATTCTGTGCTCCCCCTCCCCATAACACCAAACTTCTCCCAAATACTCTATCCTGCTGTTTTCCCACTGACCATCTTACCCAGAAATGTCCCTAAAGGTGACTCACTTCAGGCCTCTCTCCTGAGAGTGTCCTGGGCATCTCAGGGTGGAGGGCTCAAGTTCTTAGGACCCTGAAGGGAGTCAGAACATGGAGGTTAGGACCCCTACCTCTACTTTCTGCTCCCAGAGAGGGTGCGCCAGTCCTGGAAGGATGATGACTTTTTTGGCTACCAGTTCCTCAATGGTATCAATCCCACACTGCTGAGAAGGTCCACCTCACTCCCCACTAGACTCGTGATCCCCCCAGGGACAGAGGGTCTTCAGGCCCAGCTGGAAAGAAAGCTCCAGGTACCCACTTTCCTCTCTACTccaatcttttcttcttccttgataTCTCTCTGATGATACAATATTAAAAAGGCTTCAAGGAATTAAATTAGGTCAGTTTCTAAACACAAACAACACAATGTTTGAAGTTTAGGGAAGTTTAGTTTACATAAGGATAACAATTTTAAGAATGGAGAAACACTAATTAAATCCTGGAAaaaacaatgaccaaccacaCAAGTGCAACCAGAAGAGTCAATAGCAGTTGAGTTACACCTTCATGCAGAACCTCATTCTGCATCTGAGGATATgtaaaacacaaagaaaaggaaCATAAGAGCAAAATGAATCTACTATTCTTTTTCTGGAGAACTTGGAGTATAAGAGAAAcaagatagaaaaagaagaaacaaatggaGACAGGAACAGATTAACAAATGAAGAATctccaaatggattttttttttggccaggcattgaaggttaagtgacttgctcacagggtcacacaggtagtaagtgtcaagtgtctgaggtgggatttgaaaattccactgggacacctagctgctgcctgccccaccccccaacaaagATTAGTACAGTGcacaggggaaaagagagagatgggagtcaaaagatatatttttttaaagagacagatAAAATCATTTAAGGAAACTTTCCTGGGGGAAGTAGGAGGGTAGGGTTTGGGAGTTTGGAAGGgttgagaggagggaaaagaaatttgGGGGAAGAACAACCTCTGGTTTggaagtgagaaaagaaaaagaaaggtggaaAGTTTGTTTGTGGAGGTAGAGAAGCTTGTGCTAGGGAGAGAGGCCAAATAGTATGGGAGTTTCCATTGGGAAAGGGAGATTAGAAGAGGAACAAGGCAATCCAAGCAAAGGGGCCCTTAAAGCTGTCTCAGtgtaatgtaaattaaaaagGCTCTggagaggggcatctaggtggctcagtggatagagcgccggccctggagtcaggaggacctaagttcaaatccagcctcagacacttaacacttactagctgtgtgaccctgggcaagtcacttaaccccaattgcttcaaaaaacaaaaacaaaaacaaaaggcctctggagtcagaagacttgattTCTAAGCCCTGCTTTgctttagtagctgtgtgaccctggacaagtcatttcacttctctgggcctcagtttcctcctctgtaaatgaggCATTGAACAAGATGGCCTCCAAGGTACCCTCCAGGTTTCATATTCTGTGGGTCTGGGTCAAGTTCAGAATCTGGATTTCTCTTTCAGTCCTTTATGCTGATCCTTTGACTGTCCCTGGTATTAAAACTGTTGTTCTACATTAAGCTCTGAACCTTGACCTCAGACTAATATATCCCCCAGGAGGGTCGCCTGTTTGAAGCTGACTATTCCCTGCTGGCTGGAATCCAGGCCAATGAGATCCAGGGAGAGAGGcagcacctggctgcccccctagTTATGTTCAAGATGGAGCCTGATGGGAAGCTGCTACCCATGGCCATCCAGGTGAGGGAACCCAGGCATCCTTCTACCCAGCTCCCTTACTCATCCTTCCTCCACCCCACTGCCTCCCCACCAACCCATTTCCTGGGACAAAGACCTCTGACTCTCTGCTCTGCCTCATCAACCCCTCTCTATCACAGACCCAGGGATCTAATGCCCTACTCATATAGTACTGTAAAAAGAGCAATGACTGGAATAGAGGCCCTGAGTTCACATTCACTCCCTGTCTGAtgttgggcaggtcatttaacctcccctgggcctctgaggtccctgccaCTTCCAGCTCTCTGACtgtattgattcttttgtcttccAGCTCCAGCCTCCCTGCTCTGACTCTCCAGTCCCACCACTCTTCCTGCCCTCAGATCCCTCCCTCACTTGGCTCCTGGCCAAGGCCTGGGTCAAAAATTCTGATTTTCAGCTGCATGAGCTGCAAGCACATCTGCTGAAAACCCATTTGATGGCTGAGGTGTTTGCTGTAGCCACTATGAGGTGCCTCCCAGGGATGCATCCCATCTTCAAGGTACACCCCCCCCACCTTAGAACTACCCTTCATATCCCACCCTTGTGAAGCCAGGGGAAAGGATTGCCTCTAAGGGTCCCAGAAGCCAAATGCAATTAGAGATGAATATTCAGGGAGGGTTTCTTTACACCAATTAAGCATTATGTGTTTCATCTGGCAGCAAAGAAGCTTTAGTGCAGCTAAAAGAATGtcattttcgggggcagctaggcggtgcagtggatagagcaccggccctggattcaggaggacctgagttcaaatccagcctcagacacttaacccttattagctgtgtgacgctgggcaaatcacttaacccccattgccctgcaaaaacaaaacaaaacaaacaaaaaaaagaatgtcattttctttctctgggccttagtttcctcctctgtgaaattaAATGGAACTAATGATATCTCAGGTTCTTTCTCCATCTTATATTCTGAAGTTCTAGACTGTAGTAATGTGGACATGAATTAGGTGCtcactccttttttcttttttttttctttttttttttttttagtgaggcaattggggttaagtgacttgcccaggttcacacagctagtaagggttaagtgtgtgaggccggatttgaactcaggtactcctgactccagggctggtgctctatccactgcgccacctagctgcccctcattccttttttctaataTCTCCTAGCacactctccctctccttccctttcacaTTCCTTCTCCTCCTGTCCCTTGCTTGCCtgctctccatttttttctttcctcttactccctctctttcaattgctttccccttcttttttcacTTCTAGTAGAGAGAAGAACaaacatggaggggcagctaggtgtcgcagtcaataaaacaccagccctggcctaaggagtacctgagttccaatctggcctcagtaacttgacacttactagctgagtgaccctgggcaagtcacttaaccttcatttccccaccccacccccaaaaatttaaaaaacaaacaaacaaatggcaTAGGTGGGGGGAAAGTGTGGGAACGGGCTACCTGAATTGGAGAGTCTGTGCAGGGCAGAAGTAAGGGCTTCTTAAGATATTTGGGGACCAGATTTGTGGAGATCTTAAAGGTGGCTAAGAACTTTGGACTTTATGCTGGGTGAAAATGGGTGTTTTAAGACTAATCTGCACAGAATGGAGTAGAGAGACAATGACAACAATTAGGTTGCAATCCTATCGGAATGGTGTGACAGTGAAAAGGGAGGGCAGGAGCTAGGACATTACAAAGGAAGATTCAACAGGGCTTGGGTGATTACAGATGGAGAACAAGGGAGAGTAAGGAGTCAGGGATTACTGATCTTTTGAGCTTGAGTGAGTGACAGAAGCTGAAGACTTGGTGTGAAGAGACATAATTTTGGGGATATATGATGTGTATGGGTTTAGACAAGTTAACTTGAAATTCATTGCGTGACATTTGAGAAGAGGGAGATTTGGGACCTAGAAATATAGCAGTGGAGACCCAGTAAAAGGTTTGGGCTGAACATGTAGATTTGTATAAGACAGAGACGACTGCCAAAGCCATGAAAATATGACAAAGGGTACAAGAAGATGTGGAGAAGATGACAGAACCTATTAGGGTATCCACTATTGGGGGCAGGAAGAAGATGAGCCATTAAAAGAAGGTAACTTACAGAGATTACAGATATAGATTGTGAATAATTCCTCAATGATCCAAGGAAAAAACTTCTCAAAAGATgtggagaaaatgaaattaaagatttTGAGCCGATCAGAAGGGAGTACACAAATAAACTTGGAATCCTAAATTTCCTCAAAAATATGTATCAGGTGATTCTCTTTCCCAACACACTACAATGAATGCTACTTCCCATCATGGTCTtctatagcagggcttcttaaccttttttccactcaagaccacttgttacccaagaaattttcacACAAACCCTgttatgtaggtatataaaaccagtatgcaaatcaaacatttcctgccaaatttttcacaacccctccATTCAGTTATGCAGCCCcttatggggtcatgacccacagtttaagttTTGTTCTATAATTTGGTCCTGCATACAAACCCTTTCCTCCAATCAGTTTGGTCTTCCCCAAATATGATAGGCTCAGTCTCACTTTCATACCTTTACTACTGTTCTTCTCTCTTGCTCCTACAAAACAACCAACCTCAAATGCCTTACCCTTCTTTCTCACCCAAGTTTCTTATCCTTGAAAGAACCTCAAGAGATcatcatttttatcttctttcccctAGATCTGATCTCATCCCATACCAAACAGGTAATCTGTCCACATACTTTATAATGCTCCTCTACTGCAGCACTGTCCTTGCCCAGGGTCTATTGTCCTGTGGGACAGAAGCTTTCCCCCTCTTTTATCCACCTGTCCTTTTCCAATAGCTCCTGATGCCTCACTTCCGGTACACACTGGAGATTAATACTCGTGCTCGGACCAAGCTCATTGCTGATGGGGGAATTTTTGATCAGGTATGAAGGGGTAGACTCAGGACTTAGAAAAATATGGGGGAGTCAGGGAAGAATATGGACCTCCCCACCCCAgatgctttgtttttttaatccttagGAACCCATAAAGACTTACCCCTCTTACAACTTCAAATCAATGACCTGATACTATCTTATTTTTAatccaattaaatatttattaatcacctagcATACACTATGACTATATGGATAAAACCAGACATAATCTCTGTCCTTCATAAGCTTACAAATGGCAGAAAagagacatatacatataattgcaAGTTAGAAGATGATTTAAGTACAGAAGAAGAGTTAAACAACAATGTACAATTCGAGGAAGGAGATCATATCTACCTGGGTATGTGAGAGAAGTAACACTTGAGCTagacctcaaaggaagagaaatatttcAATAGATGGATGTGGAAGGATTATATTATGGTAATATATGGGGATACTGTGCCAGTTTAGCTGGAACATATAGtgtatgaaggggagtaatatgaaataaagaaagggaGGCTGGAGCCAGGTTAGGGAGGACCTTGAATGCTAGgctgaagaatttgtattttattgtacGTACATGGGGAGCCACCTAAGGttgggggcagagcaatgaaAACATCAAATCTGAATTGTTTGGAGTTCTGCCAGCACTGAAGGATGACTTAGAAAGGAAGAGTCTGGAGGCCAGGAAAGCTGTTAGAAGGTTATTTCATTAGTGCAGGCCACAAGTAACAAGAGACATTATTAAGGTATACCTTAATAGCCTAGCAACTGATTGGAcataagaaagagggaaaagcaaaaaaaaaaaaagaaaagaaaagaaaggaaaagaaataaaccaACTCCCTAAATTCTTCCcatcttcctttctaatttttaaatctgGCTCTCCACCTTCATCCCATCCTAACTTTTCATTCAACCAACACAGGTGGTGAACACTGGTGGGGGAGGTCACCTGGATGTCCTCCGAAGGGCAACAGCCTGTCTGACCTATCGATCCCTCTGCCCTCCTGATGACCTGGCTGACCGAGGGCTCCTGGGGCTTCCATCAGCTCTCTATGCTCACGATGCCCTTCGGCTCTGGGACATCATCTCCCGGTGAGGAGGTGGTACCTAGGGGAGGAATGGAGTGGAACAGGGAGAACATGGGCCAAGGGATTCCAATAGTGATAAGACAAGTAAGGACTGGGAACTAGATAATTTAAAACAGGAAAACAAGACAACCAAGCCTGAAAGGACATATAAAAGAGTCATGAGATCGGGGCCAGGATATGAGAAAAAGAAGGTCATTGAAGGGGTTGGAGCTTGCATCATCTCTATTTTTGGAGGAAAAAGTCATTGTCCACATTAACATGGCATATTATAGTTTCAAATCGCTTTCTTCACAACTACCTATGAAGTGTAGGGACTCTATAGAGAGTGAATGCTATTTCCATTTCACtccagctgaggaaattgagacttagcAACATTACATGATTTGTCACACAGCGATGAAAAATTCTCAGGGCCTATGGAAAAGAAACTTGAAACTAAAAGGTGTCTAGGAATCTTCaaatgtaaatggagagaaaaaaaagatgatgagaatgaggggagggaggaaagggaggagagagagaagcagctaCAGCATAGGAGGAAGAATAACAGGAGAGATGCCCAACAATTCACAGGAGAATCCCAGGGAAAAACCCCACAAATCCATCAAATACATGACACAGATGCACAATGGATGAATAAGAAGCAAGATCGCAAATTGGCACCAGTGAGATTTAGTATGATTCATGAATAGAACACTGCTATAGAAAGTTATGGCTTATTCAAATGGTAAAGGATAACAAgggacaaaaagcaaaaaaaaaaaaaaagttatttctcaAGCTCCAAGCCTAAGTCAGGACAGTGTGATACTTCAAGTTTGTGACCAGAATGAGGATGAGACACTCATGCTCCATATACCATTTGACAAAAGGAAGCTCACTCAATCAGGGTAAGCAAACCTAGAGCAAGAGTTCAATTGCTCCCCTCAATTCCATAGTAGGCATAGTGGTGCACATGATCAGGAGATCTTTCCTCATAGGGCACTCAGAAGTCCACCAAATCTAAAGAGTATTGACTACTCATGGGCTAGGCTTTTATATCCTGGACAACTGGTCTTCCCAACTCCTGTTACCATGTGATCATTTCAgtaaaaaattgttttaggggcagctagatggcgcagtggatagagcaccggccctggattcaggagtacctgagttcaaatccggcctcagacacttaacacttactagctgtgtgaccctgggcaagtcgcttaaccccaattgcctcactaaaaaaattaaataaataaataaataaattgttttagCATGCACCTccaatatatctatatttatacttatttgtatatatatatatattagtattgTGTGATACTGAACTAATAAGTATATAAACTGTAAAAGATacgaaaatagaaataaaaagtacaagataatgaagaaataatatttgaattaaaaaTGAGCCACTGGATCTGCACTTTTATAAAATCACTTTGGCCATtgtgtgtaggatggattggaaagaggaGACATAAAGctgttacaatagtccaggcaagaagtgataTGGGTCAATACAGTGATAAGGAGTGTTGGCTATGTGAGAAAGAGAATGGTGCAAGAGATATCACAGAGGTAGAAATGCCACGATTTGGCAGCTTCCTGGATATATGgggtgaagaagagaaaagagagtctAAGGATAGCACCTAGGTTGCAAACCTGGCTGATAGGAAGAGAAAATTTCAAAAGCTTCAGAGAAAGTATAGAATAAAATTCCAAAGTCTATACTCAAAGCTAGCCTAGGAAGGAGGGGAAGCTCTCAAAAATTAATATctaaggaaggaaatagaaaaatgccaatgaggaagaaaagtga is part of the Dromiciops gliroides isolate mDroGli1 chromosome 4, mDroGli1.pri, whole genome shotgun sequence genome and encodes:
- the LOC122756231 gene encoding polyunsaturated fatty acid lipoxygenase ALOX12-like isoform X2; this encodes MGHYRVAVATGSFAFSGSVNSVQLWLVGLRAEAELGMTLWPIKGQTMNFEVDVSEDLGPLVFVKLRKIHLLVKDAWFCNHITVWGSEQSMEKEVVFPCYRWVQGDDIICLPVATAWMMRNEAQGLFQKHAEEELEERRTLYRWATWKEGIPLSVDAASEKDLPVDVRFYEGKKIDFEGTQVAGVIEIGLKRLYTCLSSWDSLEDFNQIVWRNKSALSERVRQSWKDDDFFGYQFLNGINPTLLRRSTSLPTRLVIPPGTEGLQAQLERKLQEGRLFEADYSLLAGIQANEIQGERQHLAAPLVMFKMEPDGKLLPMAIQLQPPCSDSPVPPLFLPSDPSLTWLLAKAWVKNSDFQLHELQAHLLKTHLMAEVFAVATMRCLPGMHPIFKVVNTGGGGHLDVLRRATACLTYRSLCPPDDLADRGLLGLPSALYAHDALRLWDIISRYVQGMVQLHYSGDEVVQSDPELQAWCREITEIGLCGAQDRGFPVSFQSRAELCYFVTMCIFTCSAQHSAVNQGQLDWYGWVPNAPCTMRQPPPTTKDVTLEMVMATLPNVHQACLQITISWHLGRFQPDMVPLGHHKEEYFSGPGPKAVLRRFQDDLETLEGEIVARNKGLDLPYEHLKPKRIENSVTI
- the LOC122756231 gene encoding polyunsaturated fatty acid lipoxygenase ALOX12-like isoform X1 → MGHYRVAVATGSFAFSGSVNSVQLWLVGLRAEAELGMTLWPIKGQTMNFEVDVSEDLGPLVFVKLRKIHLLVKDAWFCNHITVWGSEQSMEKEVVFPCYRWVQGDDIICLPVATAWMMRNEAQGLFQKHAEEELEERRTLYRWATWKEGIPLSVDAASEKDLPVDVRFYEGKKIDFEGTQVAGVIEIGLKRLYTCLSSWDSLEDFNQIVWRNKSALSERVRQSWKDDDFFGYQFLNGINPTLLRRSTSLPTRLVIPPGTEGLQAQLERKLQEGRLFEADYSLLAGIQANEIQGERQHLAAPLVMFKMEPDGKLLPMAIQLQPPCSDSPVPPLFLPSDPSLTWLLAKAWVKNSDFQLHELQAHLLKTHLMAEVFAVATMRCLPGMHPIFKLLMPHFRYTLEINTRARTKLIADGGIFDQVVNTGGGGHLDVLRRATACLTYRSLCPPDDLADRGLLGLPSALYAHDALRLWDIISRYVQGMVQLHYSGDEVVQSDPELQAWCREITEIGLCGAQDRGFPVSFQSRAELCYFVTMCIFTCSAQHSAVNQGQLDWYGWVPNAPCTMRQPPPTTKDVTLEMVMATLPNVHQACLQITISWHLGRFQPDMVPLGHHKEEYFSGPGPKAVLRRFQDDLETLEGEIVARNKGLDLPYEHLKPKRIENSVTI
- the LOC122756231 gene encoding polyunsaturated fatty acid lipoxygenase ALOX12-like isoform X3 produces the protein MGHYRVAVATGSFAFSGSVNSVQLWLVGLRAEAELGMTLWPIKGQTMNFEVDVSEDLGPLVFVKLRKIHLLVKDAWFCNHITVWGSEQSMEKEVVFPCYRWVQGDDIICLPVATAWMMRNEAQGLFQKHAEEELEERRTLYRVIEIGLKRLYTCLSSWDSLEDFNQIVWRNKSALSERVRQSWKDDDFFGYQFLNGINPTLLRRSTSLPTRLVIPPGTEGLQAQLERKLQEGRLFEADYSLLAGIQANEIQGERQHLAAPLVMFKMEPDGKLLPMAIQLQPPCSDSPVPPLFLPSDPSLTWLLAKAWVKNSDFQLHELQAHLLKTHLMAEVFAVATMRCLPGMHPIFKLLMPHFRYTLEINTRARTKLIADGGIFDQVVNTGGGGHLDVLRRATACLTYRSLCPPDDLADRGLLGLPSALYAHDALRLWDIISRYVQGMVQLHYSGDEVVQSDPELQAWCREITEIGLCGAQDRGFPVSFQSRAELCYFVTMCIFTCSAQHSAVNQGQLDWYGWVPNAPCTMRQPPPTTKDVTLEMVMATLPNVHQACLQITISWHLGRFQPDMVPLGHHKEEYFSGPGPKAVLRRFQDDLETLEGEIVARNKGLDLPYEHLKPKRIENSVTI
- the LOC122756231 gene encoding polyunsaturated fatty acid lipoxygenase ALOX12-like isoform X4 encodes the protein MGHYRVAVATGSFAFSGSVNSVQLWLVGLRAEAELGMTLWPIKGQTMNFEVDVSEDLGPLVFVKLRKIHLLVKDAWFCNHITVWGSEQSMEKEVVFPCYRWVQGDDIICLPVATAWMMRNEAQGLFQKHAEEELEERRTLYRWATWKEGIPLSVDAASEKDLPVDVRFYEGKKIDFEGTQVAGVIEIGLKRLYTCLSSWDSLEDFNQIVWRNKSALSERVRQSWKDDDFFGYQFLNGINPTLLRRSTSLPTRLVIPPGTEGLQAQLERKLQEGRLFEADYSLLAGIQANEIQGERQHLAAPLVMFKMEPDGKLLPMAIQLQPPCSDSPVPPLFLPSDPSLTWLLAKAWVKNSDFQLHELQAHLLKTHLMAEVFAVATMRCLPGMHPIFKLLMPHFRYTLEINTRARTKLIADGGIFDQVVNTGGGGHLDVLRRATACLTYRSLCPPDDLADRGLLGLPSALYAHDALRLWDIISRYVQGMVQLHYSGDEVVQSDPELQAWCREITEIGLCGAQDRGFPVSFQSRAELCYFVTMCIFTCSAQHSAVNQGQVPLGHHKEEYFSGPGPKAVLRRFQDDLETLEGEIVARNKGLDLPYEHLKPKRIENSVTI